A DNA window from Maribellus comscasis contains the following coding sequences:
- a CDS encoding TolB family protein, whose translation MKSIIVLFWALFILILSTIVGGCHKSASNHIVELEQRPHIFPDYCDVTVPYNIAPLNFYIEESGKSFEVVVSDNEKTDLLKIKSSNGLIKFPQKRWEKLLNKNKGKKLVVEVSSITDKKEKQEFLAFTFNISEDNIDSYLVYRMIHPGYYNWSNIKIEQRSLSSFRTQSIVDNQVIDKNCVNCHSFNKNNPEEFLIHIRGSKGGTYFSDNGKLIKTKIKTEGMPSGASYPAWHPDGRFVAFSSNQVRQSFYAHMTKNIEVYDLISSLILYDTQTNEIINITTSDTINPLQTFPTWSPDGEYLYFCRAEQNNSNSGHDFNDIKNIHYNLVKKRFQKDSKTFGNTEMVFNSSEINKSASFPRISPDGNFLVFTLQDYGTFPIWHKEADLFILDLNTNKVRKLDINSNETESYHTWSSNSKWIVFSSKRMDGRSARPFFTHHSSEGKTGKPFVLPQKDPTFYKKLLESFNIPELVSDKIDFTPRNFAKAANNAGIHAKSDSETYDLKILNTENKNISEDKGIHE comes from the coding sequence ATGAAATCGATAATTGTTTTATTCTGGGCTCTGTTTATTTTAATTTTGTCTACTATCGTTGGAGGCTGTCACAAAAGTGCGTCAAATCATATCGTAGAACTAGAACAACGTCCACATATTTTCCCAGATTACTGTGATGTTACCGTACCCTATAATATTGCACCTCTCAATTTTTACATTGAAGAATCAGGCAAATCATTTGAGGTTGTCGTTTCCGACAACGAAAAAACTGACCTTCTGAAAATAAAATCCTCAAATGGGTTAATAAAATTTCCACAGAAAAGATGGGAAAAACTTCTAAATAAAAACAAAGGGAAAAAACTTGTTGTGGAAGTTTCAAGTATAACGGACAAGAAAGAAAAGCAAGAATTTCTTGCTTTTACATTTAATATATCAGAAGATAACATTGATTCTTATCTGGTTTACAGGATGATTCATCCAGGGTATTACAATTGGTCCAATATAAAAATTGAGCAGCGCTCACTAAGCAGCTTCCGAACCCAATCAATTGTAGACAACCAGGTTATAGACAAAAACTGTGTGAATTGTCACTCATTTAATAAAAACAATCCGGAAGAATTTCTTATTCATATTCGCGGTTCAAAGGGTGGAACATACTTTTCTGATAATGGCAAATTAATAAAAACCAAAATTAAAACTGAGGGAATGCCGAGTGGAGCTAGCTATCCTGCATGGCATCCCGATGGCAGATTTGTTGCCTTTTCATCGAACCAAGTCAGGCAAAGTTTTTATGCACATATGACGAAAAACATTGAGGTTTACGACTTAATTTCATCGCTCATTTTATATGACACCCAAACCAATGAAATTATAAATATTACTACCAGTGATACCATTAATCCGTTACAGACTTTCCCAACGTGGTCGCCTGATGGAGAATACTTGTATTTCTGCAGAGCAGAGCAAAACAATTCTAATAGCGGACATGATTTCAACGACATAAAAAATATTCACTATAATTTGGTTAAAAAAAGGTTTCAGAAGGATTCGAAAACTTTTGGAAATACCGAGATGGTTTTCAATTCGTCCGAAATAAATAAAAGTGCTTCTTTTCCCCGAATCTCACCCGATGGAAATTTTTTGGTCTTTACGCTTCAGGACTATGGTACATTTCCGATTTGGCATAAAGAAGCTGATTTGTTCATTTTGGACCTTAATACAAACAAAGTAAGAAAGTTGGATATTAACAGCAATGAAACAGAGAGCTATCATACATGGTCATCAAACAGTAAGTGGATTGTTTTCAGCAGCAAAAGAATGGATGGGAGAAGTGCCAGACCATTTTTTACCCACCATAGCTCGGAGGGAAAAACGGGGAAGCCATTTGTTTTGCCTCAGAAAGACCCAACTTTCTATAAGAAATTACTGGAGTCATTTAATATTCCTGAATTAGTTAGTGATAAAATAGATTTCACACCGCGAAATTTTGCTAAAGCTGCCAACAATGCCGGGATTCATGCTAAATCTGACAGTGAGACATACGACCTAAAGATTTTAAATACGGAAAACAAAAATATTTCCGAAGACAAAGGAATTCATGAATAA